One segment of Thermodesulfobacteriota bacterium DNA contains the following:
- a CDS encoding FAD-dependent oxidoreductase codes for MKREQLIIIGGVAAGMKAATRARRVNPNLKITVFEEKDYISYAACGLPYYTSGIVKEREDLVLRTPEDFRKPFDIQVHTNHRVTKIDPQKKQITVSNLKKRDETIQHYDKLIIATGAKPIVPSLPGVNLPKIHTIKTIEDASSIRDYIGREQLRKTIIIGAGLIGLEMAESLVSQGLEVTIVEMMNQVLPPLDEDMAYLLEKHLIEKGVKVSKENPVEAFEGDTKAGVRQVITKNARFDTDMVLLSIGIRPNTQLAQEAGVAIGQTRAIKVNERMLTNIPEIYAAGDCSETFSLITGKPTWVPLGSTANKQGRVAGENAAGGDAFFRGVSGTMIAKVFDYTVAKTGISEREAVKDGYEIERAIIYPNSHAHYYTDAHEMSFKIIAEKKSNRVLGAQIIGKSGVDKRIDVIASAVAQRATFGDLEGLDLAYAPPYSPAVDPVIVAGYVLSNKSLGLFKGMPADELKRKLDSGERFTLLDVRDDEEYKKGHLPGAKHIPFNELRGRIGELDPDQEVIIYCLQGLRSYNAIRVLHGKGFTKVMNLDGGINMWRWNLK; via the coding sequence ATGAAAAGGGAACAGTTAATAATAATAGGCGGTGTTGCAGCAGGCATGAAGGCGGCTACCAGGGCAAGGAGAGTCAATCCGAATCTCAAGATAACCGTTTTTGAAGAAAAAGACTATATATCATATGCCGCATGTGGCCTTCCCTATTATACATCAGGGATTGTCAAAGAACGAGAAGATCTTGTGCTTAGAACTCCCGAGGACTTCAGAAAGCCATTTGATATTCAGGTACACACGAACCATCGGGTTACGAAGATAGACCCTCAAAAGAAACAGATAACGGTATCTAATCTGAAGAAAAGGGATGAAACCATACAACATTATGACAAGCTTATTATTGCTACAGGGGCGAAGCCCATTGTTCCATCTTTACCAGGTGTTAACCTTCCCAAAATTCATACCATAAAGACCATAGAAGATGCGTCTTCTATAAGAGATTACATTGGAAGGGAACAGCTTAGAAAGACCATCATTATAGGGGCAGGGCTTATTGGACTGGAGATGGCTGAAAGTCTTGTTTCTCAAGGATTAGAAGTCACTATAGTGGAAATGATGAATCAAGTCCTTCCCCCATTAGATGAAGATATGGCATACCTTCTTGAGAAACACCTCATTGAAAAAGGGGTGAAAGTATCTAAGGAAAATCCAGTTGAAGCCTTTGAAGGAGATACAAAGGCAGGCGTAAGGCAGGTAATAACTAAAAATGCCCGATTTGACACTGACATGGTATTACTATCTATCGGGATAAGACCCAATACACAACTGGCACAGGAAGCCGGAGTTGCCATAGGCCAAACAAGGGCCATTAAAGTTAACGAGAGAATGCTAACCAACATTCCTGAGATTTATGCCGCAGGGGATTGTTCAGAAACGTTTAGCTTGATAACTGGGAAACCGACATGGGTCCCCCTGGGCTCAACTGCTAATAAACAAGGACGGGTGGCAGGAGAAAATGCGGCAGGCGGCGATGCCTTTTTTAGAGGGGTATCAGGTACTATGATAGCCAAGGTATTCGACTACACTGTGGCAAAAACTGGCATCTCAGAAAGAGAAGCTGTAAAAGATGGCTATGAGATAGAAAGGGCTATTATATACCCCAATTCCCATGCTCACTACTATACTGATGCCCATGAAATGTCCTTTAAGATAATAGCAGAAAAAAAGTCTAACCGGGTATTGGGAGCACAGATAATTGGAAAAAGCGGAGTAGATAAAAGGATTGATGTGATAGCATCTGCTGTAGCCCAGAGAGCCACATTCGGAGACTTGGAAGGTTTAGATCTGGCATACGCCCCACCCTATTCACCTGCAGTAGACCCGGTAATAGTAGCGGGATATGTCTTATCAAATAAGTCATTGGGGCTTTTTAAAGGTATGCCGGCAGATGAACTGAAGAGGAAATTGGACAGTGGTGAGAGATTTACTCTGCTGGACGTCAGAGATGATGAAGAATACAAGAAAGGTCACCTCCCTGGCGCCAAACACATACCCTTCAATGAGCTTCGGGGAAGGATCGGAGAACTCGACCCGGATCAGGAAGTGATAATCTACTGCCTCCAGGGATTAAGAAGCTATAATGCCATCAGAGTTTTACATGGAAAAGGTTTTACAAAAGTGATGAATCTGGATGGTGGTATCAACATGTGGAGGTGGAATCTAAAGTAA